Genomic segment of Drosophila biarmipes strain raj3 chromosome 2L, RU_DBia_V1.1, whole genome shotgun sequence:
GAGGCCGTTCCTGCGGGGCGCAGGGGAAATGGTACAGTTACCTGATTCGGGCATTCGGCCAAGTGGAAGTTCTTAGACAGAATGGCATCTACAATGTTTTCCCCGAATTGCCCTAAGCTGCTTGCAAATAGTATCTGTCCAAGTGGAATGCATTTTGGGGATGTCGGATCACCTGGTGCTACATGCAGATAACACTTTGGGACATTTCTGGGTAACTTAAGATGTTAGAAAAGTAAGTACTAATCATActataataaattgatcacccgaaatgcaaacatttaaatatttttaataatatcctGATATGAACACGAACTAACCTGGGGCTAAACATACCTTATTTTGCCAACCGGATTTCCGagcattttaaaaagttaaaacaaatttaaggactgtaaatattgattattattttttgaatttaaatatatacgcAGGAAGGGAAAATACGATAGTGATTCTTTTTGGTTAGTCTACccattttaatgatttttcgAATAGTGATATTTATGCACTTTAAAAATTACCATTACTTTAGACTATACTAACaaagtcaaataaataatcatCCTAAAGGGTTATATTCCtgtagaaaaaaattatttagaaataaaGCTTGTTTAATGGTTTATTCAGTGTTtatatacattaaaatatgttatccAAAAAGTTGAAGTTTTCATTCAAGTTATACTaacaaaatcaaacaaataacTATCCTTAAGGGTAATATTCCCGtagaaaaagatttttttaaataaggtTTCTTACATGTTTTATTCGGTGTTTATATAGATCAAAATCTGTTATCCCAAAAGTTGAACTTTTCATTCAAATCTAGGGTGTTTAACCAAAGTCCGTCTCCTACTTGCTCCTCAAGAGCTGCACTCACCTCATTTGCCGTAATTCCATCTGCACTGTCAGAGTCCCCTTCCACCCCATTCGGCAGCCTGCGGTTGTCGTGCTTTCATCGCTAAAGAGCGTTAACTAACCGCAGCGAATGATCAAATATCGAAAATCAATTCCGCAGGCCATTGTCACCCATAATTAAAGTCCTCGGAACCGAATGCCCGCTGAGGTGGTGTCACATTCGAATTCGCCGCCAAGAGGAAATCGGTTGGTCTGCAGGCAGTCAGTCGAGCGATTCGAGGTCTGCGGTGCTGGGAACTCTCTCACGAGTGCCACTCCAGGCCGTGATAAGGATATGGGACAAGGACAGGGAACAGGGGACGGACCCACGGAACGAACAAATTGGAAAGACATTTAAATGCGTCCACCACTAAAACAAAACCCGAGTAGCTACCCTCTTTAGGAGTCTGAGGCTCGGTTCGGTTCGGTCGACCGCAGCTTCCGAAACCTATTTGGGTTAGTTTTTGAGTTTTCAGTTACTCCTGCCGGTCTCAATGTCAACTGAAAAATTTCCCAAGCGTAACAAGAAGTAAGTTACATGACTTTCGACGGAAGTTGAGCGAATGTATCAGTTCACCCCGGGGAAGGAGGCATACATGTGCATGTGCCTCCGAGGGTCGGCTTACGAGGGTCTGATCTGGTCTAGTCCACTTCGTTGGCAACTTGATTCTTAATTATTGCATTTATGCTCTGCCGACAAATTTGCGGTAATTGAATATTCCGAGATCTGGTTCTGGGCCCGACTATTAGAGTGATGAAGCCGATGTGCAATTGCCATTCGGACGGGCCAACCACCTTTGTCTCTTCTGTAATTAGTGCGTTGCGCTGTACTTGATTGGGGTTAGAACTTGTTATCCTCCTGGGGCAGCGTTTTAAGTGATTTTTATACCGGAGAAGGACCTCCCGGGTCTGCGGCTAACCATATTAGGCTTGTACAAGTCACAGAATTCGGAAAGGGTTAATGAGGCTATTGAGGATCTGGCTAGAATTTACACGGTTCAAACTATCTGCAAGTAAAAGTAGGAAGACTCGCACTACGTTGTATGTTCCACCCTTTCCTGGTATAGAGTTCCCCTTTTTTCTCTTTCTGAATTGTAcacattgtttttaaattaatttggctTATTCAGAGTAAATATAACACATCGATTCTTTATTCCTTGACATACCTAGGGTCAATGGTCcctgtactttaattaattctttGCCGTCTACTGTTCTTCTCTAAGGAAAAATagcttaaattgtttttagattCATTTTAAAACACGGAGCACTCACGTCCATTACGAATTCAAACTGTATCTTTTGCTTTAATTGGTTTACTTGTTTGTTATTTGTTGCAGAGTATATTTCGCCTCAGGTGCAGACACAACCACTTCCGCTCCCTTCCGCACGACACTTTTGTCAATATTTTGGTCCGGAACTGCAGGGCAGGAGGCTTGGAGGACTGTAGGCAAACAAACATgcttaaaataacaaattagcATAGGCCGGGGGAACGCGGCCCTGGGACTACGGACTAAAACAACAACTACACAGCCCTAGGGTTCTTGGGAGGAGGGCTGGGCAGATGGTTTGAAGTGGGCTACCAATTTGGTACACTCACTCGAGATCGGATTGCAAGGGGTGCTGGCTGGCTCAAAAGTTACATCAATCACCATCAGCACTCAACAACTCATCGACATCGAAATACCAAAATGGCGCATTGGTTGGTGTTAATGATGCCGACTTTGAAATTTTACCGACGCGCCCACAGAGTTTTTGCAATACGCCAAAAAGCAAACAAGGCAAGTGTCGTTTTGAAGttttcatcatcatcaccaccaTCGTTCGTCTTTGGAGGGTCACATTCGTCATTGGGCAAACAAACGAGGGGGACGTCGAGCTGACAGATAATTTTTTTCAGCTTGTGCTGAATGATGTGCGAACAAGTTGTAATTATTTCGCATTAAGCCACGAACGGCAACGGCACGAAGATATGCTGATGACGCGAAGGTAACGACCATTGGTTCTGGTGTTTCCCCTCCTCATTTACTTTTAGGAGCTAAGAGTTGTGGAGGTGGTTGCACTAAGGCGATTCGAGAAACTTTAACCTAAGGTAAAACATTTGAATTTAACTTGAGAAGTGACTCAATAGATTGAAAATTGCTACACATTTAAGGGCGGCGAGCCAATATCAAGGAGATGAAACTACCATATTGCATcgacaaatatattttctggcgggtcattttttatttttaattttcctactTTTTGTTGTGAGAAAATAAGGAATATTGTAAAATAAGATTATAGAGCGCATACTGGCGCTAAGACTTCCATGGATGCATTGCTCCTGGTAAAGACCTTTGGTCACCACCAAAATAATAAGGACTAGGGCTTTAAATCGTTGTATAAATCATGATAGTGTAAAGACTAGTTTTACACAAATGGCCATTTGGGCCTGCTGGCCACCAGAGCAACCAGAAGCACTCATATTTTAATCATAAGCAAGTAGTAGGACCCGCAGAGGGTCATTAGCGACACAGTGATCCAGGTCAGAATTCGATGGCGGGGCTACGTGAACGCATCTTATTGGGTTGGTGTCGTCGGTCCACATTCTAGTTCCGAGTAGTAAGACGAGTGATGATTGTGCATACTTgtataaaacttaaaatccAGTAAAGATGAGATTGGCATTTTTATCTCTGTtgctaaaaactaaaatggcTAAGAACCTGAGATCACTAACTTCTGGCTTCTTGCTAGAAAGCAAGTACAATAATTGAAGTTCAATGAATTGATTATTGGACCACGCCACGTTTAAACATAAATCTTGCACGCAGATGTTGGTCCAAATTATGTTTGAGATTTCATCATTAAAATCACTCGCCGATAATGTGTTTAAAGCGCCGAAAACCACACGGAGTAGTTGCGTTGGCCATTAGACAACGGCGTAATGTAAATGATTATGTAGAATTCCACCACCCTGGACTCGGTTATCTGGGGAGAAATCAAGCTGCTGCCGCCACATTTCGTTGCATTTAATTATGCGAAAGCCTTCGATAGCCAGCTACCAGTTGACATTGAAGGCCGGGTTTCCCACGTTAATGCACACTCAACCGCCTACCAAAGTCGTTAGCAGAAGTTGGGCGGAAAAGTCGAGGCCCTTCCCCGGCTCGATTTACAATGTTTCCGCGTTTTTGTCACCGGAAAGGTAAATCACGAGCTGACCACGCAACAAGCGGAATTATTccttttttcccccattttccacTCTTACCTTACGTTCTGAGGGTGAAAATGAGGCTAGGAAAAACGCGCAAGTTTTCCGCGCGCAGTAACAACCCCTGGCCACCGGGATTGGGTTTCGGGCGGCAAGTAACCACCGCGACACGTCGCGAGCGTTTAATAGCATTCGATATGCGCTTTTGGGAATTTTCCCACGATTTTCGTTTAGGATTTTCCGAGAACTAACTAGCTCAGGTCAGTTCGCCGCAGATCGGGTCCAGATGCTTGGATCGAAAGCTGCTGCGCGCACTACTGACTTTACACTGGTAGAAAAACCTTTTGCAGCGATATAACTAAACCATTCCTAGTGGCAATTGGattggaataaaataaatacaagcaAAGAAATCTAGGTACTGAGTTCAAGGTTCACCTTCTTATTTTCCGCGAGGACCTTTTTTTCCATTACAGCATCTTGATACTTTATGAGAACTCAAGGCAACTCCATTTTCTCGCAGTGTTAATGGTGGTGCCAGTCCTTGATCATCACCATCATCACTATCGCTATCATCCTGATAATCAACTTTTATGGCCGCTGATTGTTTTCGCGACTGACCGCGACGCCTTCGAATAAAGGGTTGCTTTTGCCACTGCTAAGAGATTCGGATGGATAAGACGGGCAGATACTTGGACGGACCGAGGACCCTCGAAGCGAACTCTGAGATTTGTGTGACTCATAACGAGTTTCCTCTCGCGCCGCTTGGACCTTAAGTGGATATTGCATTGTTGAGGGATCCGCGATCTTTTGTCTCGCCCAGCTGCTGCTTTGTTCGGTCTTGGACAGTCCAGTACCCTGCCCTATTAATCCTGTTTCCAGTGGCACTTCTTCGGTTACGCCAGCTTATCAAATAGACGAAGCGGAGTAGAGGATActttatgtaaattttaagTATGAGTTACTTTTCTCCTCACCCGATCCAGTTCAAATCGATGCGCGAGCTCTTATTAAAGCTGCCCGGGGATGGTTAGGATTTCGGACGATCGGATTTCCCGGGGAGAgggctcttcgccgcgccgaaACACTGAAATGCTAAAATTTCCACAAGCAGGAAGCTGTCTCGGTTATGCCAATATTTACTCAGATTGTCTTAGGCAAACAATACAACTCTATTAAACCTGAATTATTACGAAATTTATTGCAGTTATTAATCCGGTCTTGGATCCTCTGCTCGCTGTTTACCTACTTTGTAAAGACTGCTGAGCCGCAGGTGCCAACAAAATTGAAACCCGTTGCATTGTCAGATTAGcggtttatttataattacgCCCCAAAACAATCCCCCATTGTCCGGATCCGGCGCATGCCACGGAACTCTGCCCGCAGTCCAACAATGAGCCGCAATTTTGAGCCAGAACAATACTGTAACCACTTGGACAACATGCACCATGGATGGGAAAAACACCGAAGTGATCTGTTCATTCGGAGATCTTTCAGTTTCGAGAGTGATCAGTTTCGTATGACCTCAGACATGTAAGCTGAATGGATAATTTTGTTTACCTCATGAACCgataaatacatttcaaaatCATGAAGGATGGAAAACGAATCACAAGTTGCATTTAACAAGAGATTGTTCGAGTGCTGTGATAGGCGATGGCCAGGATGCGCTCATGCAGGATCATGTAGGAGAAGAACTGCAGGACGCTGAGGAACAGGTACTCGTTCTTGGGAACATCGAACTGGCGATCGTGGATAATGGTGGCCGTGTACATAACCATGCAGACGGCGACGAGGGCGAATATGTTTCGAACCGCATAGTATATGCCCTGGTAGTCGATGAAGAGTGCGTTGATGAAGAATATAATCATCATTATGTTAGCTACGGCCACCAAAATGCTGAGCACAAGGTCGCCCGGCACAATAAACATGGGGAAGTAGGCGCCCCAGAAAATGGAGGCCAGCATCAAGGCCACCACCACGACTCCAGCATAGAGGTTGACCAACTTGTTGGCGCTGTGCTTCTGCTCCATGGCAATGTATATGGTGGAGCTCTCCACGATGGCTCCGATAATGATGTAGTTGAACGGCACCTTGCGGCCGAGATTGGTCCAGGACAGGGTGGCCACCCCAAAGAAGGTGCACAGAAGCCACCAGCCGTAGCGCTCCTCGGATCTGTCATGCACCATCAAATCGGTCAGGCTAATAACGACCCACTGCGTCAGGGCTATCATGGCCAGGATGACGCTCAGCCCG
This window contains:
- the LOC108036715 gene encoding uncharacterized protein LOC108036715, yielding MPRFGRANFRTNEPEVYGEPPDHSISHAARIYGLSVILAMIALTQWVVISLTDLMVHDRSEERYGWWLLCTFFGVATLSWTNLGRKVPFNYIIIGAIVESSTIYIAMEQKHSANKLVNLYAGVVVVALMLASIFWGAYFPMFIVPGDLVLSILVAVANIMMIIFFINALFIDYQGIYYAVRNIFALVAVCMVMYTATIIHDRQFDVPKNEYLFLSVLQFFSYMILHERILAIAYHSTRTISC